From Desulfovibrio oxyclinae DSM 11498, the proteins below share one genomic window:
- a CDS encoding PEP-CTERM sorting domain-containing protein → MRIIKTLTLAVVTLAFTASLAAAAPILTGGYNYISFDGFENVYGRTAETITDPLVDGDVIYGVLQAGNIKTETGSVVTQPMGSELTGFFAASAQYVDGLLTLNSLQATNDTYNYYTVTDGAVTWNDAGLGSIMGSIFSADELAGYSVMKLFSDLTGDVNSPDLATSIATHTNGEEWATMALTPGDSYWYTQLAPEGFGTNLYGFQSYGPAPWGNALINDPTESLFDYDVALFGEADISANANPLIPWLLDIADPAVIATPEPSTFLILGLGLLGLLGFRRKFQN, encoded by the coding sequence ATGAGAATCATCAAGACCCTTACCCTGGCAGTCGTCACCTTGGCCTTTACGGCCAGCCTTGCGGCCGCAGCCCCCATCCTTACCGGCGGCTACAACTACATCAGCTTCGACGGCTTTGAAAACGTTTACGGCCGTACCGCTGAAACCATCACGGATCCGCTGGTTGACGGCGACGTCATCTACGGCGTGCTGCAGGCAGGCAACATCAAGACCGAAACCGGCAGCGTCGTCACCCAGCCCATGGGTTCGGAACTGACCGGCTTCTTCGCCGCTTCGGCACAGTATGTTGATGGCCTGCTGACCCTCAACTCGCTTCAGGCCACCAATGATACGTACAATTACTACACCGTCACCGACGGCGCAGTAACCTGGAACGACGCGGGCCTCGGCAGCATCATGGGCAGCATCTTCAGCGCCGATGAACTGGCCGGCTATTCCGTAATGAAGCTCTTCAGCGACCTTACCGGAGACGTGAACTCTCCCGATCTGGCCACCAGTATCGCCACCCACACCAACGGCGAAGAATGGGCAACCATGGCTCTGACTCCCGGTGACAGCTACTGGTATACCCAGCTCGCTCCTGAAGGCTTCGGAACCAACCTGTACGGCTTCCAGTCCTACGGTCCGGCTCCCTGGGGCAACGCCCTGATCAACGACCCGACCGAAAGCCTCTTTGACTACGACGTGGCCCTCTTCGGCGAAGCCGACATCAGCGCCAACGCCAACCCGCTGATCCCCTGGCTGCTCGACATCGCCGACCCCGCGGTCATCGCGACCCCGGAACCGAGCACCTTCCTGATCCTGGGCCTCGGACTCCTCGGACTCCTCGGCTTCAGAAGGAAGTTCCAGAACTAA
- a CDS encoding FtsX-like permease family protein, giving the protein MIVTIARQNLLHDKVRLAVTLTGVVFAVVLITIQIGLFIGFTHTISAVIDHSGADVWVTSPGVKNFDIALPLTKEKYYQVLSAPGVEKASKFIIQFADWKKPDGGQESIEIIGFEPDKKMGGPWGFVKGNPAMLDLRDAVVADQLYMEKLGIKKQGESVEINSRKARVVAFTRGIRSFTTSPFVFASYKTALQFSHLRPDELTYILAKAENGITPGQLRDSIARNVNGVDSYTTTEFSDKTREYWMLNTGAGTSILLAAFLGLVVGTVIVAQTLYATTLDHIGEFATLKAMGAPNSYIYFILITQATLSAILGYGFGIAISYLAASISQFAAMAIIIPFEVAVGMFFLTLVMCVSSSLISIRKVMTLDPALVFKGR; this is encoded by the coding sequence ATGATCGTCACGATAGCACGACAGAACCTGCTCCACGACAAGGTCCGGCTCGCCGTGACCTTGACGGGGGTGGTGTTCGCCGTGGTGCTCATCACCATTCAGATAGGGCTTTTCATAGGATTCACACACACCATATCAGCGGTCATCGACCACTCCGGAGCCGACGTCTGGGTCACCTCACCCGGCGTCAAGAACTTCGACATCGCCCTGCCGCTGACCAAAGAAAAGTATTATCAGGTCCTCTCCGCCCCCGGGGTGGAGAAGGCCTCCAAATTCATCATCCAGTTCGCCGACTGGAAAAAGCCGGACGGCGGACAGGAGTCAATCGAAATCATCGGCTTCGAGCCGGACAAAAAGATGGGCGGTCCCTGGGGATTCGTGAAGGGCAACCCCGCCATGCTGGACCTCAGGGACGCCGTGGTGGCCGACCAGCTGTACATGGAGAAGCTCGGCATCAAGAAACAGGGGGAGAGCGTGGAGATCAACAGCAGAAAGGCCCGCGTCGTGGCCTTCACACGCGGCATCCGCTCCTTCACCACCTCTCCGTTCGTCTTTGCATCATACAAGACGGCGCTACAGTTTTCGCATCTGCGGCCCGATGAACTCACCTATATTCTCGCCAAAGCGGAAAACGGCATCACTCCCGGCCAGTTGCGCGACTCCATCGCCCGCAACGTGAACGGCGTGGACTCCTACACCACCACGGAATTCAGCGACAAGACGCGCGAGTACTGGATGCTCAACACCGGCGCCGGGACAAGCATCCTGCTGGCCGCTTTTCTCGGACTGGTGGTTGGGACGGTCATTGTGGCCCAGACGCTTTACGCCACCACGCTCGACCACATCGGCGAGTTTGCCACACTCAAGGCAATGGGCGCACCCAACTCGTACATTTATTTCATCCTCATCACACAGGCCACCCTGAGCGCCATCCTCGGCTACGGATTCGGCATCGCCATCTCCTACCTCGCCGCAAGCATCAGCCAGTTCGCGGCCATGGCGATCATCATTCCGTTCGAGGTGGCCGTCGGCATGTTCTTCCTGACGCTGGTCATGTGCGTCAGCTCCTCGCTCATTTCGATCCGGAAGGTCATGACCCTCGATCCGGCGCTCGTGTTCAAGGGACGATGA
- a CDS encoding CAAX prenyl protease-related protein codes for MSPAAVRIIPFAVYMAFIALAELAAFLPEETLAPDFFDTFYPLRAGLTGLLLWFFRKHYTEIRWNELADARVTPVTIAVGVLLCGAWVNMDWAFAIQGELTPYDPGTTGTAMVLMLTARVAGAVLVVPVMEELFWRSFLARYLVNRDFPKVRPGAITMVAVVATSVLFGLEHNLWLAGILAGLVFTFIYMRTGSLAQTILCHAITNGALAAYVLGTGDWRFW; via the coding sequence ATGTCTCCCGCAGCAGTACGAATCATCCCTTTCGCCGTTTACATGGCCTTCATTGCCCTGGCAGAACTGGCCGCTTTTCTTCCCGAAGAGACGCTCGCACCTGACTTTTTCGATACGTTCTATCCACTCCGGGCCGGGCTGACCGGGCTGCTCCTCTGGTTTTTCAGAAAACACTACACCGAAATCCGCTGGAATGAACTCGCCGACGCACGGGTGACCCCGGTCACCATCGCAGTCGGCGTCCTGCTTTGCGGCGCGTGGGTGAATATGGACTGGGCATTTGCCATACAGGGCGAACTCACCCCGTACGATCCCGGAACCACCGGCACGGCAATGGTCCTGATGCTGACTGCCCGTGTCGCGGGTGCGGTGCTGGTGGTTCCCGTCATGGAAGAACTCTTCTGGCGCTCTTTCCTTGCCCGCTATCTCGTAAACAGGGATTTCCCGAAGGTCCGCCCCGGGGCGATCACCATGGTCGCCGTGGTCGCGACCTCCGTCCTCTTCGGGCTGGAGCACAACCTCTGGCTGGCCGGGATACTGGCCGGTCTTGTGTTCACCTTCATATACATGCGCACCGGCAGTCTGGCCCAGACCATCCTTTGCCACGCGATCACGAACGGCGCGCTTGCGGCATACGTACTCGGAACCGGAGACTGGCGTTTCTGGTAG
- a CDS encoding ThiF family adenylyltransferase: protein MNREELLRKISGYGLKNREEFHAAAFARNLGLVNANELDRLMRSRVAVAGLGGVGGSHLMSMVRCGVGAFSIADMDEFNPVNVNRQYGASAASFGSEKLDTMVKIATDVNPHLDFRTFPEGVTTQNLDDFLDGADVVLDGLDFFVFDVRRMVFKRAQELGIPVITAGPMGFSSAVLVFMPGGMGFDEYFDISDETPVRDRLLKFAMGLSPRATHAGYIDLNAVDIDAERGPSSALACGLCSALASMEAMRVILGRKGVKTVPYYLQFDAYKRKLVRGRLFKGNRGALQKAKLWAFKKFLLSPRPTGNRPVASPPPDSGDGTVLDYLIRAGVRAPSGDNVQPWRFRKTPGRIDLFVDRDADHSFFNVAQTASLMSCGAVAENMTVAARACGRKLELEHFPYNDADCVYGMDLHHSDEPADDSFLDAIWLRTTNRRDYSSEPVSDGVWQAVAETLNGFSGLRLGWVNDRKGIETFAKSVMQLDMLRSENRSLHEHLVSMIRFTPQEERITRDGLPLKNLEAGKPGELFLRATKSWSVMRAANLLGTSRAVAAHSARGIRKSGGVGFISMAARSPENFLDAGRALQRVWLRFAHYGVQFQPAAAPALFRLRVLLEGESSFGSNRHQDILSRSWPLVEEVFPGFLASVPVMFFRVGFGPAIRHGTLRRPEESFLHT from the coding sequence GTGAACCGTGAAGAATTGCTGCGGAAAATATCCGGCTACGGGCTGAAGAATCGCGAAGAATTCCATGCGGCGGCCTTTGCCCGGAATCTTGGCCTCGTGAACGCCAACGAGCTGGACCGACTCATGCGCTCGCGCGTGGCGGTGGCAGGGCTTGGTGGCGTGGGCGGCAGTCATCTCATGTCCATGGTCCGTTGCGGGGTGGGAGCTTTCAGCATTGCGGACATGGACGAATTCAACCCGGTGAATGTCAACCGCCAGTATGGCGCAAGCGCCGCATCCTTCGGTTCGGAAAAACTGGACACCATGGTGAAGATAGCCACGGACGTGAATCCTCATCTGGATTTCCGGACATTCCCTGAAGGGGTAACCACCCAAAACCTTGATGATTTTCTCGATGGCGCAGATGTCGTTCTGGATGGACTGGACTTTTTCGTTTTCGATGTGCGCCGCATGGTTTTCAAGCGGGCTCAGGAACTCGGGATACCTGTTATCACGGCCGGTCCCATGGGGTTCAGTTCGGCGGTGCTGGTTTTCATGCCCGGAGGCATGGGGTTCGACGAATACTTCGATATTTCAGACGAGACCCCGGTGCGGGACAGGCTGCTCAAATTTGCCATGGGACTTTCTCCTCGGGCCACCCACGCCGGGTATATCGACCTGAACGCAGTGGATATAGACGCCGAGCGTGGACCGTCATCCGCACTGGCCTGCGGACTATGTTCGGCTCTGGCCTCCATGGAAGCCATGCGCGTCATCCTCGGACGCAAGGGCGTGAAGACCGTTCCCTATTATCTTCAGTTCGATGCGTACAAGCGTAAACTGGTGCGCGGAAGGCTTTTCAAGGGGAATCGGGGGGCGCTCCAGAAGGCCAAGCTCTGGGCTTTCAAGAAATTTCTGCTATCTCCCCGTCCCACCGGCAACCGTCCCGTCGCTTCGCCACCCCCCGACAGCGGCGACGGGACGGTGCTGGACTACCTGATCCGCGCCGGGGTCCGTGCGCCGTCTGGCGACAATGTCCAGCCATGGCGGTTCCGCAAGACTCCCGGGCGGATCGATCTTTTCGTGGACAGGGATGCCGACCATAGTTTCTTCAATGTCGCCCAGACCGCGTCTCTCATGTCCTGCGGGGCCGTTGCCGAGAATATGACCGTTGCCGCCCGCGCCTGCGGCCGCAAACTGGAGTTGGAGCATTTCCCCTACAATGATGCGGACTGCGTGTACGGCATGGATCTGCATCATTCGGATGAGCCCGCGGACGACTCCTTTCTCGACGCCATCTGGCTGCGAACCACGAACCGAAGGGATTATTCCAGCGAACCCGTTTCGGACGGCGTCTGGCAGGCCGTCGCAGAGACGTTGAACGGTTTTTCCGGACTTCGCCTTGGCTGGGTCAATGATCGCAAAGGAATAGAGACCTTTGCGAAATCCGTAATGCAGCTGGACATGCTGCGCAGCGAGAACCGTTCATTGCATGAGCATCTTGTCTCCATGATTCGTTTCACTCCGCAGGAAGAGCGCATCACGCGTGACGGTCTTCCTCTGAAGAACCTGGAGGCTGGGAAGCCCGGCGAATTGTTCCTGAGGGCCACCAAGAGCTGGTCCGTCATGCGTGCGGCCAACCTGCTGGGCACATCACGGGCGGTGGCCGCACATTCCGCCCGGGGAATCCGCAAATCCGGCGGTGTGGGATTCATTTCCATGGCTGCCCGGAGTCCCGAGAATTTTTTGGATGCTGGCCGCGCCTTGCAGCGTGTCTGGCTTCGTTTCGCGCATTACGGGGTACAGTTTCAGCCCGCAGCGGCTCCGGCGCTGTTCCGGCTGCGCGTGCTGCTTGAAGGAGAGAGTTCTTTTGGCAGCAACAGGCATCAGGATATCCTGTCCCGGTCGTGGCCGCTTGTGGAAGAGGTCTTTCCCGGCTTTCTGGCCTCGGTTCCCGTTATGTTCTTCCGCGTGGGCTTTGGCCCGGCCATCAGGCATGGAACCCTCAGACGGCCCGAGGAAAGCTTTCTGCACACCTGA
- a CDS encoding SDR family oxidoreductase, giving the protein MKKTLADGMFEALRLKPRRWTVTGAAGFIGSHLVETLLRLDQFVVGMDNFSTGYQHNLEEVRKSVKPGQWQRFSFIHGDIRNPGDCTRCVSGSDYVLHQAAIGSVPWSLDDPAFSNDNNISGFLNMLLAARNANVRNFVYAASSSTYGDLPGLPKKEDMVGVPLSPYAVTKYVNELYAEVFNTCYGFPCIGLRYFNVFGPRQDPNGAYAAVIPRWFATILEGRCPEIYGDGETTRDFCYIANTVQANILAAITENPAAKGQVFNVALGEKTSLNQLFGHIRDIVARRKPEVASMEPVYRQFRPGDIRHSVADVSKACELLGYCPSTSVDQGLAYASQWYMSQTPQPVAS; this is encoded by the coding sequence ATGAAGAAAACCCTTGCAGACGGGATGTTTGAAGCCCTGAGACTCAAACCCCGCCGCTGGACGGTCACCGGAGCCGCCGGTTTCATCGGATCACACCTGGTGGAAACCCTGCTCAGACTCGATCAGTTCGTGGTGGGAATGGACAACTTTTCAACAGGTTATCAGCACAACCTTGAAGAGGTGCGCAAGTCCGTAAAACCCGGACAATGGCAACGTTTCAGTTTCATTCACGGTGATATCCGCAACCCCGGCGACTGCACGCGATGCGTTTCGGGCAGCGATTACGTCCTGCATCAGGCGGCCATCGGAAGCGTGCCGTGGTCTCTGGACGACCCGGCCTTCAGCAACGACAACAACATTTCGGGATTTCTGAACATGCTGTTGGCGGCACGGAATGCCAACGTGCGCAATTTCGTCTATGCCGCGTCCAGCTCGACGTACGGGGATCTGCCCGGTCTTCCGAAAAAGGAGGACATGGTCGGCGTGCCGCTCTCCCCTTACGCGGTGACCAAATACGTGAACGAACTTTACGCCGAGGTCTTCAACACTTGCTACGGATTTCCGTGCATCGGCCTACGTTATTTTAACGTGTTCGGCCCGAGGCAGGACCCCAACGGCGCCTACGCGGCGGTGATACCCCGCTGGTTCGCCACCATCCTTGAAGGCCGATGCCCGGAAATATATGGCGACGGCGAAACCACACGCGACTTCTGCTACATAGCCAACACCGTTCAGGCCAACATCCTTGCGGCGATTACGGAAAATCCCGCAGCAAAGGGGCAGGTCTTCAACGTGGCCCTCGGCGAGAAGACTTCGCTCAATCAGCTCTTCGGACACATCCGGGACATCGTGGCCCGCCGCAAACCGGAGGTCGCTTCAATGGAACCCGTCTATCGTCAGTTCCGTCCCGGAGACATCCGCCATTCCGTGGCGGATGTGAGCAAGGCATGTGAGCTTCTCGGCTACTGTCCGAGCACATCGGTCGATCAGGGACTCGCCTACGCCTCGCAGTGGTACATGTCTCAAACACCCCAGCCTGTTGCCTCATGA
- the prsT gene encoding XrtA/PEP-CTERM system TPR-repeat protein PrsT has protein sequence MRFLFAIFLFAALLAPVAGCGSSVDEMMNEGTQYLAEGNHQGAIVIFKTVLEKAPEKMDARYGLGRAYLMAGKLNHAEKSFEKYLRQNPYDKRVNLELGRIALARGNYQEASVLLDKYCSENPDSAKGQEYLAAAYSGLGRHEQALERLEKVVRLDPERDTARVALVRTYAELGMKKELDDALTQLLAKWPDHQQGLYLLGARQAAEGDREAYYATYERLSKAHSDDPVARYIMGKNYIEQKRYDDAERVAESLNADFPNSPEGDKLTGLIQFTRKDYGVAIQSFQKALTKRPELETLFFLGLSSYGKGDLETAITHFRNVADRSPKFVRAREMISAILLQQRRVDEAMAEAEKVLETDSQNVAARMTLGDAHMLRGEREQALKMYSSVKSSRPEVTGAYMKLGALQYSLGELTETENTLREAITSASDSFRPRVILASFYLRNGDRNLAEQTLTEGLTGGPEDVAIYNLLARIALSAKEMDRAEELLAKAKSVDPSNPSPYLMRAGLQLAMKQPEEALAEYDALLEQRPEFLRGLLGKAAVLELMDRPEAVEACFEKGLQTGEPEAYAGYASYRIRQQRPEDALKLVSDGLETHRGHQGLEAMRAEVLLSMKRYDDVLEICREKERHSPGSSLGLQTRALMMKGDFEKALVAARQITDFQPKNPGGYLTLYNIHRQLKQDEEAVMALERGLDLCGPTPQLFLTLGRHFAASDPRKALNYLDAAIKRDDKFYQAYSAQGSIYQSMGRTDEAVERYNRALELSDRYVPALNNLATIYVENPETAVEALRLAYTAYVNSPSNLAVMDTLGYTLAKNGKAEEAVKVLEKARELDGANGAVLYHLGYAYRALGNVEQARLALGGALESPDADSANRARKLLDEINGG, from the coding sequence TTGAGATTCCTTTTTGCGATATTCCTTTTCGCCGCGCTTCTTGCCCCTGTGGCCGGTTGCGGCAGCAGTGTCGATGAGATGATGAACGAGGGTACGCAGTACCTTGCCGAAGGAAATCATCAGGGGGCCATCGTCATATTCAAGACCGTGCTCGAAAAGGCTCCGGAAAAGATGGATGCCCGATACGGGCTCGGTCGTGCCTACCTCATGGCGGGCAAGCTGAATCACGCAGAAAAGAGCTTCGAAAAATATCTTCGTCAGAATCCGTACGACAAGCGCGTCAATCTGGAGCTGGGACGCATTGCCCTTGCACGGGGTAATTATCAGGAAGCTTCGGTATTGTTGGATAAATACTGTTCGGAGAATCCGGACAGCGCAAAAGGTCAGGAATATCTGGCGGCAGCCTATTCCGGTTTGGGCCGTCATGAGCAGGCCCTTGAGCGGCTTGAAAAAGTGGTTCGGCTGGATCCGGAACGCGATACGGCCCGCGTGGCGCTGGTTCGCACCTATGCCGAGCTTGGCATGAAAAAGGAACTGGATGACGCACTGACTCAACTGCTTGCCAAGTGGCCCGACCATCAGCAGGGTCTTTATCTGCTCGGAGCCCGCCAGGCCGCTGAGGGCGACCGGGAGGCGTATTACGCGACCTACGAACGTCTGAGCAAGGCGCACTCCGATGATCCCGTGGCCCGTTACATCATGGGCAAGAACTACATCGAACAGAAGCGCTACGATGACGCCGAACGCGTCGCCGAGTCTCTGAATGCGGATTTCCCCAACTCCCCGGAGGGCGATAAGCTCACCGGTCTTATTCAATTCACCCGCAAGGACTACGGCGTGGCTATTCAGTCTTTCCAGAAGGCGCTGACCAAGCGGCCCGAGCTGGAAACCTTGTTCTTCCTCGGGCTGAGTTCCTACGGCAAGGGCGATCTGGAAACCGCCATCACGCATTTTCGAAACGTCGCTGACCGTTCGCCCAAGTTCGTTCGTGCGCGGGAGATGATCAGTGCCATTCTTCTTCAGCAGCGGCGTGTGGATGAAGCCATGGCCGAGGCCGAAAAGGTGCTGGAGACTGATTCGCAGAACGTAGCCGCAAGAATGACTCTCGGTGACGCTCATATGCTGCGTGGCGAGCGCGAGCAGGCTTTGAAGATGTATTCGTCGGTGAAAAGCAGCCGCCCGGAGGTCACGGGCGCTTATATGAAATTAGGTGCGCTGCAATATTCTCTCGGCGAATTGACCGAAACCGAAAACACGCTGCGCGAAGCCATAACTTCGGCTTCGGACAGCTTCCGCCCCCGCGTGATCCTTGCCTCATTCTACCTGAGAAACGGCGACAGGAATCTTGCGGAGCAGACCCTGACCGAAGGGTTGACCGGCGGGCCTGAAGATGTGGCCATTTACAATCTGCTCGCACGCATCGCTCTTTCCGCCAAAGAGATGGATCGAGCGGAGGAACTGCTTGCCAAGGCCAAGTCGGTCGATCCGAGCAACCCCTCCCCTTATCTCATGCGGGCCGGCCTTCAACTGGCGATGAAGCAGCCCGAAGAGGCGCTTGCGGAATATGACGCACTTCTGGAACAGCGTCCGGAGTTTCTGCGGGGCCTGCTCGGAAAGGCAGCCGTGCTGGAATTGATGGATCGCCCCGAAGCGGTTGAAGCCTGCTTCGAAAAGGGTCTGCAGACCGGTGAGCCTGAAGCTTACGCCGGGTATGCATCCTACAGAATTCGCCAGCAGCGTCCTGAAGATGCCTTGAAGCTCGTCAGTGACGGTCTTGAGACCCACCGCGGTCATCAAGGGCTGGAAGCCATGCGGGCCGAAGTGCTCCTGAGCATGAAGCGGTATGATGACGTGCTTGAAATCTGTCGCGAAAAGGAACGCCACAGCCCCGGTTCATCCCTCGGTCTTCAGACCAGAGCCCTCATGATGAAGGGCGACTTCGAGAAGGCGCTCGTGGCTGCCAGGCAGATTACGGATTTCCAGCCGAAGAATCCGGGCGGCTACCTCACGCTTTACAATATTCACCGACAGCTCAAACAGGACGAAGAAGCCGTCATGGCGCTGGAGCGCGGCCTTGATCTCTGCGGCCCCACTCCGCAACTCTTCCTGACGCTGGGGCGGCATTTTGCAGCCAGCGATCCTCGCAAGGCTCTGAATTACCTCGATGCGGCAATCAAGCGCGACGACAAGTTCTATCAGGCCTATTCGGCGCAGGGCAGCATCTATCAGTCCATGGGACGCACGGATGAAGCCGTGGAGCGCTACAACAGGGCGCTGGAACTCTCGGATCGCTATGTCCCGGCTCTGAACAACCTGGCTACGATTTATGTCGAGAACCCCGAAACCGCGGTCGAAGCCTTGCGTCTGGCCTATACGGCCTACGTCAACTCACCGTCCAATCTCGCGGTAATGGATACCCTCGGCTACACGCTGGCCAAGAACGGCAAGGCCGAAGAAGCGGTGAAGGTGCTGGAGAAGGCCCGTGAGCTGGATGGCGCCAACGGGGCGGTGCTCTACCACCTCGGGTACGCTTACAGGGCGCTGGGCAATGTGGAACAGGCCAGGCTCGCGCTTGGCGGAGCACTGGAAAGTCCTGATGCGGACAGCGCCAACAGGGCCCGCAAGCTGCTTGACGAAATTAACGGTGGATAA
- a CDS encoding HlyD family secretion protein, protein MRVLLLLLALTAGLAVAVHYQAPGWLARLLPEVDNSTEAFESVPPLEESSPWIAAYGRVEPVSEERALAFEISGLIDSVSVKEGDPVRKGQILATLRNEDYQAQLASARAIQEARRATYEKLVAGARKEEKSEAWAAVERARLVMQNARVEMQRRRELLEKNLIAKEEVDRATKDFRVAQKQYEEAVQRHLIAKDQSRKEDIASAYAEFDAARMQAREREANLEKTLLRSPIDGVVLRTHRRAGENVSIFFESPVLTVGDTTEYNIRAEVDEKFAAGVKLGQPAFFVSDAFGKRRFAGSVVRLGRMTGKKKLPLDTPGDKADTEVLEVIVSMDEDRELITGLTGDVFIKTGQSAKNR, encoded by the coding sequence ATGAGAGTACTGCTTCTTCTGCTCGCACTCACGGCAGGTCTGGCCGTTGCCGTCCATTATCAGGCACCGGGCTGGCTGGCACGACTGCTGCCGGAGGTGGACAACTCCACCGAGGCCTTTGAGTCCGTGCCGCCCCTTGAAGAATCCTCACCATGGATAGCCGCTTACGGACGGGTAGAGCCAGTTTCCGAGGAACGCGCCCTCGCCTTTGAAATCAGCGGTCTCATCGATTCCGTCTCCGTGAAGGAAGGAGACCCGGTGCGAAAGGGGCAGATTCTGGCCACCCTGCGCAACGAGGATTATCAAGCACAGCTCGCTTCGGCCCGCGCCATTCAGGAAGCACGCAGGGCCACCTACGAGAAGCTGGTCGCAGGCGCACGAAAGGAAGAAAAAAGCGAAGCGTGGGCCGCGGTGGAGCGCGCACGGCTGGTGATGCAGAATGCCCGAGTCGAGATGCAGCGCAGAAGGGAGCTGTTGGAAAAAAATCTCATCGCCAAGGAAGAGGTGGACCGGGCCACCAAGGATTTCCGGGTCGCCCAGAAACAGTATGAAGAGGCGGTTCAGCGCCACCTCATCGCCAAGGACCAATCCCGAAAGGAAGACATCGCCTCGGCCTACGCCGAATTCGACGCGGCCAGAATGCAGGCCCGGGAACGCGAAGCGAACCTCGAAAAGACCCTGCTCCGCTCCCCCATAGACGGCGTGGTGCTGCGAACACATCGCCGCGCCGGGGAAAACGTCTCCATATTCTTCGAAAGTCCCGTACTCACCGTCGGCGACACCACGGAATACAACATCCGCGCCGAGGTGGACGAGAAATTCGCGGCCGGGGTGAAGCTCGGCCAGCCAGCCTTCTTCGTCTCGGACGCCTTCGGCAAGAGGCGTTTCGCAGGAAGCGTCGTGCGCCTCGGCAGGATGACCGGCAAGAAGAAGCTTCCGCTGGATACGCCCGGCGACAAGGCGGATACCGAAGTGCTGGAAGTGATCGTTTCCATGGACGAGGACAGAGAACTCATCACCGGCCTCACCGGGGACGTCTTCATCAAAACGGGACAGTCAGCCAAGAACCGCTAA
- a CDS encoding ABC transporter ATP-binding protein, with protein MQQPRTAISLTGVTKRYGEPPSQEYALRGVDLEVKQGEVLLLMGPSGSGKTTLLSIMGCILSPTDGDVVVAGQSVTGLSTGSLAKVRLDNLGFVFQEYNLFPTLSVIENVMVALDLRGMNRKDSAETAMSALENVGMAEKAHVYPETLSGGQKQRLAIARALAGSPKVILADEPTAALDSENGRLVMDLMSSLADDGTRSVVVVTHDQRTFEFADRIITIEDGLLLPPREMNNIRKSRKT; from the coding sequence ATGCAACAGCCACGCACCGCCATATCGCTCACCGGAGTGACCAAACGATACGGAGAACCGCCTTCGCAGGAATACGCTCTGCGCGGCGTGGATCTGGAAGTGAAGCAGGGCGAAGTGCTGCTGCTCATGGGACCTTCAGGTAGCGGCAAAACCACCCTTCTTTCCATCATGGGCTGCATTCTCAGCCCCACCGACGGCGATGTGGTGGTAGCCGGTCAGTCGGTCACCGGCCTTTCCACAGGCAGCCTCGCCAAAGTGCGGCTCGACAACCTCGGGTTCGTCTTTCAGGAGTACAACCTCTTCCCGACCCTTTCGGTCATCGAGAACGTCATGGTGGCCCTCGACCTGCGGGGCATGAACAGGAAGGACTCCGCCGAGACAGCCATGTCAGCGCTGGAAAACGTAGGCATGGCCGAAAAGGCGCACGTTTATCCCGAAACGCTCAGCGGCGGCCAGAAACAGCGGCTGGCCATCGCCCGCGCACTGGCGGGATCGCCAAAGGTCATCCTCGCAGATGAACCCACCGCAGCGCTTGATTCCGAAAACGGCAGGCTGGTCATGGACCTCATGTCCTCCCTCGCCGACGACGGCACCCGCTCCGTGGTGGTGGTCACGCACGACCAGCGCACCTTCGAGTTCGCCGACCGCATCATCACCATCGAGGACGGCCTGCTCCTGCCGCCGAGGGAAATGAACAACATCCGAAAGTCGAGGAAAACATGA